Proteins co-encoded in one Cupriavidus nantongensis genomic window:
- a CDS encoding protein adenylyltransferase SelO: protein MPDTPPPHAPHSAADTATPATLPLPFPTAPGFAELGPQFFTRLRPTPLPSAYLVSVAPAAAALLGWDAGVGSRQDFIDTFIGNQVPDWADPLATVYSGHQFGVWAGQLGDGRAIRLAQAQTDTGPWEIQLKGAGLTPYSRMADGRAVLRSSIREYLCSEAMAALGVPTTRALSIMGSDAPVRRETIETAAVVTRLSPTFIRFGHFEHFAAHDDVAALRKLADFVIDNFMPACRDDGQPYQALLREVSLRTADLIAHWQAVGFCHGVMNTDNMSILGLTIDYGPFGFLDAFDANHICNHSDTQGRYAYSQQPQVAFWNLHCLAQALLPLWLPPAQADQEAARDAAIEAARAALDPFRERYAAAFFRHYRAKLGLRPPAGGDDKSDEPLLTSLFQLLHGQRVDYTLFWRKLCGISSTDASRDAPVRDLFLDRAAFDAWVADYRVRLRAEQSHDAARELEMLAVNPKYVLRNHLAETAIRRAREDKDFSEVDRLLAVLSRPFDEQPEAEHYAALPPDWAAGLEVSCSS, encoded by the coding sequence ATGCCAGACACGCCCCCGCCGCACGCTCCGCACTCCGCAGCCGATACCGCCACGCCGGCGACGCTGCCGCTGCCGTTTCCGACCGCGCCCGGCTTTGCCGAGCTGGGCCCGCAGTTCTTCACGCGCCTGCGTCCGACGCCGCTGCCATCGGCGTACCTGGTCAGCGTGGCGCCGGCGGCCGCGGCGCTGCTGGGCTGGGATGCCGGCGTCGGCAGCCGGCAAGACTTCATCGACACCTTCATCGGCAACCAGGTGCCGGACTGGGCCGATCCGCTGGCGACGGTCTATTCCGGGCACCAGTTCGGAGTCTGGGCCGGCCAGCTCGGCGACGGCCGCGCCATCCGCCTGGCGCAGGCGCAGACCGACACCGGCCCGTGGGAGATCCAGCTCAAGGGCGCGGGCCTGACGCCCTATTCGCGCATGGCCGACGGGCGCGCGGTGCTGCGCTCGTCGATCCGCGAGTACCTGTGCTCGGAGGCGATGGCCGCGCTGGGCGTGCCGACCACGCGCGCGCTGTCGATCATGGGCTCCGACGCGCCGGTGCGGCGCGAGACCATCGAGACCGCCGCGGTCGTGACCCGGCTGTCGCCCACCTTCATACGCTTCGGGCACTTCGAGCATTTCGCCGCGCACGACGACGTGGCCGCGCTGCGCAAGCTGGCGGATTTCGTCATCGACAACTTCATGCCCGCCTGCCGCGACGACGGTCAGCCGTACCAGGCGCTGCTGCGCGAGGTCTCGCTGCGCACCGCCGACCTGATCGCGCACTGGCAGGCGGTGGGCTTCTGCCACGGCGTGATGAACACCGACAATATGTCGATCCTGGGCCTGACCATCGATTACGGCCCGTTCGGCTTCCTCGACGCGTTCGACGCCAACCATATCTGCAACCACTCCGACACGCAGGGCCGCTACGCCTACAGCCAGCAGCCGCAGGTGGCGTTCTGGAACCTGCACTGCCTGGCGCAGGCGCTGCTGCCGCTGTGGCTGCCGCCCGCGCAGGCCGACCAGGAAGCCGCGCGCGATGCCGCCATCGAAGCCGCACGCGCCGCGCTGGACCCGTTCCGCGAGCGCTACGCCGCGGCGTTCTTCCGCCACTACCGCGCCAAGCTGGGCCTGCGCCCGCCCGCCGGCGGCGACGACAAATCCGACGAGCCGCTGCTGACCAGCCTGTTCCAGCTGCTGCACGGGCAGCGCGTCGACTACACGCTGTTCTGGCGCAAGCTGTGCGGCATTTCGTCCACCGATGCCTCGCGCGACGCGCCGGTGCGCGACCTGTTTCTCGACCGCGCCGCCTTCGACGCCTGGGTGGCCGACTACCGCGTGCGCCTGCGCGCCGAGCAATCGCACGACGCCGCGCGCGAACTGGAAATGCTGGCGGTCAACCCCAAATACGTGCTGCGCAACCACCTGGCCGAGACCGCCATCCGCCGTGCGCGCGAAGACAAGGACTTCAGCGAAGTCGACCGGCTGCTGGCGGTGCTGTCGCGCCCGTTCGACGAACAGCCCGAGGCTGAACACTACGCCGCGCTGCCGCCGGACTGGGCCGCGGGCCTGGAGGTCAGCTGCTCGTCTTGA